A window from Planococcus maritimus encodes these proteins:
- a CDS encoding biotin--[acetyl-CoA-carboxylase] ligase, producing MNITVTHKLATRLLEAGDQPVSGQQLAEEFGVSRTAIWKHMKELEEMGYEIESVRKKGYRIQKSPDSLEAFLVQSGLKTNRLGSRIEYLEQCASTQIVAHQLAQEGAPDGTVVIADLQTEGRGRLMRKWDSAKGQGIWMSIILRPDVPPHKAPQFTLVAAVAIVRAIQSITGLEASIKWPNDILFGSKKATGILTELQSDADGIQALIIGIGVNVNQEHEDFDAAVKEIATSLRLESGQAVNRRKLVQEILRYLEIYTEMYIELGFGPLKELWEGHSATIGKAVRARMTRETLEGIAEGITEDGVLQLRTADGKLHGIYSADIELK from the coding sequence ATGAATATCACCGTCACGCATAAATTGGCGACGCGGCTATTAGAAGCCGGGGATCAACCGGTCTCCGGCCAGCAATTGGCCGAAGAGTTTGGAGTTTCACGAACGGCGATTTGGAAGCATATGAAAGAGCTCGAAGAAATGGGCTATGAAATTGAATCGGTGCGTAAAAAAGGCTACCGCATTCAAAAAAGTCCGGATAGCTTAGAAGCGTTCCTCGTCCAATCGGGGCTCAAGACAAACCGGCTCGGCAGCCGAATCGAGTATTTGGAGCAATGCGCCTCTACTCAAATCGTTGCGCATCAATTGGCGCAAGAGGGCGCGCCGGACGGGACGGTCGTCATTGCAGATTTGCAGACAGAAGGCAGAGGCCGTCTAATGAGGAAATGGGATTCTGCTAAAGGCCAAGGGATCTGGATGAGCATCATTTTGCGCCCGGATGTTCCACCTCATAAAGCGCCGCAATTTACCTTGGTCGCCGCGGTCGCGATTGTGCGGGCGATTCAATCCATCACGGGATTGGAAGCTTCGATCAAGTGGCCAAACGATATCTTGTTTGGGAGCAAAAAAGCGACAGGCATTCTGACAGAACTGCAATCGGACGCTGACGGCATTCAAGCGCTGATCATCGGGATTGGAGTCAATGTCAATCAAGAACACGAAGATTTTGACGCTGCTGTAAAGGAAATTGCCACTTCGCTGCGACTCGAGTCCGGGCAAGCGGTAAACCGCAGAAAGCTAGTGCAGGAAATCCTGCGCTATCTTGAAATTTATACCGAAATGTATATTGAATTAGGATTCGGCCCGTTAAAAGAATTGTGGGAAGGGCATTCTGCTACGATCGGCAAAGCTGTTCGTGCCCGCATGACACGCGAAACATTAGAAGGCATTGCAGAAGGCATCACAGAAGATGGTGTCTTGCAGCTCCGCACAGCGGACGGTAAGCTACATGGCATCTATTCGGCTGATATTGAATTGAAGTGA
- a CDS encoding DUF5590 domain-containing protein, with translation MKFIIVFLSFLAVAIVLVILFLGNKPFSEAEQAAIEKVEAEGLLDEVERAYVYSSSAQSVTVLGTDGEGKIKAAFVPEEGEMEALMLEDQVTAQQAREIVQEDMEVEEILHTKLGLESAGAVWEIAFLNEAGRLNYVYLLAEDGTWWKRILNL, from the coding sequence ATGAAATTCATCATCGTTTTCCTGTCTTTTTTGGCTGTTGCCATTGTGCTAGTCATTTTATTTCTCGGCAATAAACCGTTTTCGGAAGCGGAACAAGCGGCCATTGAAAAAGTGGAAGCAGAAGGCTTGCTCGATGAAGTGGAGCGGGCATATGTCTATTCCAGTTCGGCTCAGTCCGTGACGGTTCTAGGAACGGACGGTGAAGGCAAGATCAAAGCGGCCTTTGTTCCAGAAGAAGGAGAAATGGAAGCGTTGATGCTCGAAGACCAAGTGACCGCTCAACAAGCGCGCGAAATCGTTCAGGAAGATATGGAAGTCGAAGAAATCCTTCATACGAAGCTTGGCTTAGAAAGTGCCGGAGCCGTATGGGAGATCGCCTTTTTGAATGAAGCGGGTCGCTTGAACTACGTCTATCTTTTAGCTGAAGACGGCACTTGGTGGAAACGCATATTGAATTTGTGA
- a CDS encoding YpmA family protein, translated as MESKIEVLNTVQVDYQSDLYKVVDALNRTLKDRDLMFGLALDKDDQTKAVFTIYKT; from the coding sequence ATGGAATCCAAGATCGAAGTATTAAACACGGTACAAGTCGATTATCAATCCGATTTGTACAAAGTGGTCGATGCATTGAACCGGACATTGAAAGACCGTGATTTAATGTTTGGCCTGGCGCTTGATAAAGACGACCAGACAAAAGCGGTTTTCACAATTTATAAAACCTAG
- a CDS encoding pyridoxal phosphate-dependent aminotransferase: protein MLKLADRVQSLTPSTTLAITAKANELKAQGVDVIGLGAGEPDYNTPQNILDAAKRSMDEGKTKYTPAGGLPALKQAIQDKLQRDQGLSYEKNEILVGIGAKHVLYTLFQVLLNEGDEVIIPIPYWVSYPEQVKLAGGSPVYIEATAGQSYKITPQQLREAITDRTKAVIVNSPSNPTGMLYTKEELEALAEVCREADILIVSDEIYEKLIYGDAVHTSIAELSEDAKNRTVIINGVSKSHSMTGWRIGYAAGDKDLIKAMTDLASHSTSNPTTTSQYAAIEAYNGPQDAVEEMRRAFESRLEAIFPKLEQIPGFTVLRPQGAFYLLPDVSEAAAKTGFDSVDDFVKALLEEANVAVIPGSGFGAHSTIRLSYATSLELLEQAVERISQFVHKHWKE from the coding sequence TTGTTGAAATTAGCAGACCGCGTACAAAGCTTAACGCCATCTACAACTTTGGCGATTACGGCAAAAGCGAATGAACTAAAAGCACAAGGCGTTGACGTAATCGGGCTCGGTGCAGGAGAGCCGGATTACAATACACCCCAGAACATACTGGATGCGGCTAAGCGCTCCATGGATGAAGGTAAGACGAAATATACGCCAGCGGGCGGGTTGCCTGCCTTAAAGCAAGCTATACAGGATAAACTGCAGCGTGACCAAGGCTTGAGCTATGAGAAAAACGAAATTTTGGTTGGCATCGGGGCGAAGCATGTACTTTATACGCTTTTCCAAGTATTGTTAAATGAAGGCGATGAAGTCATCATCCCGATTCCTTATTGGGTCAGTTACCCGGAACAAGTGAAATTGGCAGGGGGCTCACCGGTGTACATAGAAGCAACGGCCGGGCAATCGTATAAAATCACTCCACAACAATTGCGTGAAGCAATTACTGATCGGACGAAAGCTGTTATCGTTAACTCACCAAGCAATCCCACTGGCATGCTGTATACAAAAGAAGAGCTCGAAGCATTGGCAGAAGTATGCCGCGAAGCGGACATCTTAATCGTGTCTGATGAAATTTACGAGAAATTGATTTATGGGGATGCGGTGCATACTTCCATCGCAGAACTGTCGGAAGATGCCAAAAACCGTACCGTCATCATCAACGGCGTGTCGAAATCGCATTCGATGACGGGATGGCGCATCGGCTACGCGGCCGGGGACAAGGATTTGATTAAAGCGATGACGGACCTTGCGAGCCATTCGACTTCCAATCCGACGACCACGTCACAATATGCGGCGATTGAGGCATATAACGGGCCGCAAGATGCCGTTGAAGAAATGCGGCGGGCTTTTGAAAGTCGCCTAGAAGCAATTTTCCCTAAGCTAGAGCAAATCCCGGGATTCACTGTTTTACGTCCTCAAGGGGCCTTTTATTTACTGCCGGATGTATCGGAAGCAGCGGCAAAAACCGGTTTCGATTCAGTCGACGACTTTGTGAAAGCCTTGCTTGAAGAAGCGAACGTGGCTGTGATTCCGGGGTCAGGATTTGGCGCACATTCGACGATCCGTTTGTCATATGCGACATCGCTCGAATTATTGGAGCAGGCAGTCGAACGCATCAGCCAATTCGTCCACAAGCATTGGAAAGAATAA
- a CDS encoding CCA tRNA nucleotidyltransferase — translation MKRAKYIINCLKEAGFEAYMVGGAVRDYLRGVMPHDIDVATSAAPEQVKALFDRSVDTGIEHGTVMILIEGQGIEVTTFRTESGYSDNRRPDKVKFVNSLHEDLKRRDFTINSMAMTEQMAIIDPFSGRDDLAAGVIRAVGLPEERFTEDALRMLRAIRFSGQLDFQIEPKTIDAIKSHAERIQSVAIERIKAELDKVMVSAAPDISMRYLVKTRLNQFLPSGGLFEVDWSRYLRSDDPLAGWFYLLSQNGETFAALREYRFSNQDKKDLQRALEARGLSEWDAWVYYSFTERQLMLAQSDSGARRSVREQQASLPIRSKSELAANGRDLIEWSGKKAGPWLKEWTLLIEKAVVERRLANDKEHIKDWFIDEYHRHA, via the coding sequence ATGAAACGTGCCAAATACATTATCAATTGTTTAAAAGAAGCGGGCTTTGAAGCGTATATGGTCGGGGGGGCAGTTCGCGATTATTTACGCGGAGTCATGCCGCACGACATTGACGTGGCAACATCTGCTGCCCCTGAACAGGTGAAAGCCCTATTCGATCGGTCGGTCGATACCGGAATCGAACATGGCACTGTGATGATCCTCATTGAAGGGCAAGGAATAGAAGTCACTACATTCCGCACAGAAAGTGGCTATTCAGATAATAGAAGGCCGGATAAAGTGAAATTTGTGAATTCTTTGCATGAAGATTTAAAGCGCCGTGATTTCACCATCAATTCGATGGCGATGACCGAACAAATGGCCATCATCGATCCGTTCAGCGGCCGGGATGATTTGGCTGCCGGTGTCATCCGCGCGGTCGGCCTCCCAGAAGAACGGTTCACGGAAGATGCCTTGCGCATGTTACGGGCCATTCGCTTTTCGGGCCAATTAGATTTTCAAATAGAGCCAAAGACGATCGATGCCATTAAAAGCCACGCAGAGAGAATTCAGTCGGTTGCGATCGAACGCATCAAGGCGGAACTAGACAAAGTTATGGTTTCCGCTGCCCCTGATATTAGCATGAGATACTTGGTCAAGACCCGTCTCAATCAATTCCTGCCTTCAGGCGGGTTATTTGAAGTGGACTGGTCAAGGTATCTTCGCAGCGACGACCCATTGGCTGGATGGTTCTACTTATTGAGTCAAAATGGCGAAACCTTTGCTGCTTTGCGAGAGTACCGTTTTTCCAACCAAGATAAAAAAGACTTACAGCGTGCCCTTGAAGCAAGAGGTTTGTCGGAATGGGATGCTTGGGTGTATTACAGCTTCACCGAGCGGCAATTGATGCTCGCGCAGTCTGATTCGGGCGCTAGACGTTCCGTGAGAGAACAACAAGCGTCCTTGCCCATTCGGTCCAAATCCGAACTAGCCGCCAATGGCCGTGACTTGATAGAATGGTCAGGAAAAAAAGCAGGCCCATGGCTGAAAGAATGGACCTTATTGATTGAAAAAGCTGTGGTTGAACGCCGCTTGGCCAATGATAAAGAACACATAAAGGACTGGTTCATAGATGAATATCACCGTCACGCATAA
- the dinG gene encoding ATP-dependent DNA helicase DinG: protein MNSQKYVVVDIETTGHSPAKGDRIIQLAMVTIEQGEIVDTYTKFINPQRKIPAFIQDLTNITERDVEDAEPFEAYAEEVYRQLEGAIFIAHNIHFDLPFLQAELSRAGMPKWQGLAMDTVELARLVYPTAFSYKLQDIAAEQGISLTNAHRADDDALATAELFLQAKQALGELPYDTLVLLHKRSFQLKSDLSRLLFEITQHKRNEQADRYGRFRGIPIVPKAERAQVSSDTPQKTEWRKGLEMVKPEYEQRPSQVAMMEAVDQAIHEQSELVIEASTGMGKTLGYLLPAAAYAKDSGKQVIISTYTTHLQDQLVSKEVKLAEEFLGANIRVALIKGLSHYIDLGRFFELLHGEDESYDETFTIMQMMVWLTSTRTGDLNELNVSSGGQLLVDKVRRSHMRKLTRLEKTVDFYEHALTEAESAHVIVTNHAFLLNPHNQKRSILKNVDAYIWDEAHQVVQAAVAHKEKTFVYTQWRYVFGQLGSYDENQLFSKFYRVAETQGFARVPELLQMESLYLKYTGLFDEITLYLAQAFQNKFHNSRTRKCASLLDELDFERERFMDFLSLLNSWIDIAQTILQKAERFTELTMNERLVIADFRYWTEEMMLKAVEFSEIFLFPKEDEVSWIEGDLRSMPTSLSLYKRPYEVASLVDNIIGEARGQKAIIWLSGTMSVPSNERFIVNQLGIPRHVPIDKFEPADQFYSGAKVYIVEDMPDIQQVSQQEYIESVADAVTQTVLVTEGRCFVLFTSQDMLRKTVDLIQDSQLLDDYMLFAQGMSSGSRMKLLKSFQRFQKSVLFGTNSFWEGVDVPGDALRAVVVVRLPFTSPEEPVFKAKSRIISKEGINPFMHYALPEAVLRLRQGFGRLIRSKKDKGLFIVLDRRIETKSYGEEFLHALPDVPVAKVSLEKMVTDIEHWYNKQG from the coding sequence ATGAATTCCCAAAAATATGTCGTTGTCGATATCGAAACAACGGGCCATTCCCCTGCAAAAGGTGACCGGATCATCCAATTGGCGATGGTGACGATCGAACAAGGTGAAATTGTTGATACATATACGAAATTCATCAATCCGCAGCGGAAAATTCCAGCGTTCATACAAGATTTGACCAATATTACAGAGCGCGATGTAGAAGATGCCGAGCCATTTGAAGCCTATGCTGAGGAAGTCTACAGACAATTAGAAGGCGCCATTTTCATCGCCCATAATATTCACTTTGACCTGCCGTTTTTGCAAGCGGAACTGAGCCGTGCCGGCATGCCGAAATGGCAAGGGCTGGCCATGGATACCGTGGAACTCGCGCGACTCGTCTATCCAACAGCCTTCAGTTATAAATTGCAGGACATTGCAGCCGAACAAGGCATTAGCTTAACGAATGCACACCGTGCCGATGACGATGCCTTGGCGACGGCCGAATTATTCCTGCAGGCGAAACAGGCGCTGGGTGAACTTCCTTACGACACACTTGTCCTGTTGCATAAGCGATCTTTCCAATTGAAATCGGACTTATCGCGCTTGTTGTTTGAGATTACTCAGCACAAGCGCAACGAACAAGCCGATAGATATGGCCGTTTTCGCGGCATTCCAATTGTCCCGAAAGCGGAGCGAGCACAAGTCTCGAGTGATACACCACAAAAGACAGAATGGCGAAAAGGGCTGGAGATGGTCAAGCCGGAGTACGAACAGCGCCCAAGCCAAGTCGCGATGATGGAAGCGGTGGATCAGGCAATCCATGAACAGAGTGAACTGGTCATTGAAGCCTCGACCGGAATGGGTAAAACGCTTGGTTATTTATTGCCAGCAGCGGCTTATGCCAAAGATTCCGGCAAACAAGTGATTATCAGTACATACACCACCCATCTGCAAGACCAGCTCGTCTCCAAAGAAGTAAAGCTCGCCGAAGAATTTCTCGGCGCTAATATTCGCGTAGCGCTTATCAAGGGACTGTCCCATTACATCGATTTGGGCCGCTTTTTCGAATTGCTCCACGGGGAGGATGAGTCATACGACGAAACCTTCACGATCATGCAGATGATGGTTTGGTTAACTTCGACCAGGACCGGAGATTTAAATGAACTGAACGTATCGAGCGGCGGGCAGTTGCTAGTCGATAAAGTACGCCGCTCGCATATGAGAAAGTTGACACGTCTTGAAAAAACGGTCGACTTTTACGAGCATGCGTTGACAGAAGCGGAAAGCGCACATGTCATCGTCACTAACCACGCCTTCCTATTGAATCCGCATAACCAAAAGCGGTCCATTTTGAAAAATGTCGATGCTTATATATGGGATGAAGCGCACCAAGTCGTACAGGCAGCTGTGGCTCATAAAGAAAAAACCTTTGTCTACACGCAATGGCGCTATGTGTTCGGCCAATTGGGCAGCTATGACGAAAATCAATTATTTTCAAAATTTTATCGAGTCGCTGAAACTCAAGGCTTTGCCAGAGTGCCAGAACTATTGCAAATGGAATCCTTGTATTTGAAGTACACCGGTCTATTCGATGAAATCACGCTTTATCTCGCTCAAGCCTTCCAAAACAAATTCCATAATAGCCGTACCCGCAAATGCGCTTCATTATTAGATGAATTGGATTTTGAACGCGAACGTTTCATGGATTTTCTGAGCTTGTTGAATAGCTGGATCGATATCGCACAGACGATCTTGCAAAAAGCCGAGCGCTTTACGGAACTGACGATGAACGAAAGGCTCGTGATCGCCGATTTCCGTTATTGGACTGAAGAGATGATGTTGAAAGCAGTGGAGTTCAGTGAAATCTTCCTGTTCCCGAAAGAAGATGAAGTGTCTTGGATCGAAGGCGACCTGCGCAGCATGCCGACAAGCTTATCGCTATACAAACGGCCCTATGAAGTGGCGTCGCTGGTCGACAACATTATCGGCGAGGCAAGAGGTCAAAAGGCGATCATTTGGTTATCGGGTACGATGAGTGTCCCATCCAACGAACGCTTTATCGTTAACCAGCTCGGCATCCCGAGACATGTGCCGATCGATAAATTCGAACCTGCCGATCAATTTTACAGCGGGGCAAAAGTTTATATTGTTGAAGACATGCCAGATATCCAGCAAGTTTCCCAGCAGGAATACATCGAATCGGTCGCCGATGCCGTCACCCAGACGGTGCTTGTCACGGAAGGGCGTTGTTTTGTCTTGTTTACCTCGCAGGATATGCTCAGAAAAACGGTCGATTTAATACAAGATTCCCAGCTGCTTGATGATTATATGTTGTTTGCACAAGGCATGTCTTCAGGCAGCCGCATGAAGTTGTTGAAATCATTCCAGCGCTTCCAGAAATCGGTGCTGTTCGGGACCAATAGCTTCTGGGAAGGTGTGGATGTGCCGGGAGACGCGCTGCGAGCTGTCGTTGTCGTCAGGCTGCCTTTCACCTCACCCGAAGAGCCTGTTTTCAAAGCGAAATCACGGATCATCTCTAAAGAAGGCATCAATCCGTTTATGCATTACGCCTTGCCGGAAGCGGTATTGCGCTTGCGCCAAGGATTCGGCCGGCTGATCCGCTCGAAAAAGGATAAAGGCTTATTCATTGTGCTGGACCGCCGGATCGAAACGAAATCGTACGGTGAGGAATTTCTGCATGCCTTGCCGGATGTGCCGGTCGCCAAAGTGTCTTTGGAAAAGATGGTAACCGATATTGAACATTGGTATAATAAGCAAGGATAA
- the panC gene encoding pantoate--beta-alanine ligase: protein MQVVNTVLDLKEWIRSTKQSGQSIGLVPTMGFLHEGHLALVEAAKAETDVVAMSIFVNPAQFGPNEDFDRYPRDFERDSMLAEKAGVDLIFAPSVEEMYPNETQITMGAGSLANVLCGKSRPGHFDGVLKVVTKLFHLLQPDAAYFGQKDAQQMAIIESLVRDFNFPLQIRRVETVREQDGLAKSSRNVYLSEAERIEAPKLYEALQRGVKDAREGQDPILEMIRLIESETSGTLDYIELLSYPDLQQEPNAQAILALAVQFQKARLIDNIIFNLKEN from the coding sequence ATGCAAGTCGTAAACACGGTTCTAGACTTGAAAGAATGGATCCGGAGCACAAAACAAAGTGGACAGTCGATTGGATTGGTCCCAACGATGGGTTTCTTACACGAAGGTCATTTGGCGCTAGTAGAAGCCGCAAAAGCGGAAACCGACGTCGTGGCGATGAGCATTTTTGTCAATCCGGCTCAGTTTGGCCCGAATGAGGATTTCGACCGGTATCCTCGTGATTTCGAGCGGGACAGCATGCTCGCTGAAAAAGCAGGCGTTGACTTAATATTCGCCCCGTCTGTAGAAGAAATGTACCCGAATGAAACACAGATCACGATGGGTGCGGGATCGCTTGCCAATGTCTTGTGCGGCAAGAGCCGCCCGGGACATTTTGACGGCGTGTTAAAAGTGGTGACAAAATTATTTCATCTGCTACAACCCGACGCCGCGTATTTCGGGCAAAAGGATGCCCAGCAAATGGCGATTATCGAGTCGCTTGTCAGGGATTTCAATTTTCCCCTGCAAATCCGGCGCGTCGAGACGGTGCGTGAACAGGACGGCCTGGCTAAAAGCTCGCGCAATGTATACTTGAGTGAAGCGGAACGCATAGAAGCGCCGAAACTTTACGAAGCCCTGCAGCGTGGTGTTAAAGACGCAAGAGAGGGACAAGATCCCATTCTGGAAATGATCCGCTTGATCGAATCGGAAACATCCGGCACGCTCGACTACATTGAACTGCTAAGTTATCCCGATTTACAGCAAGAACCAAACGCGCAGGCCATTCTTGCGCTCGCTGTCCAATTCCAAAAAGCCCGGCTTATCGACAATATCATTTTCAACTTAAAGGAGAACTGA
- the panD gene encoding aspartate 1-decarboxylase, which produces MLRMMLNSKIHRATVTEADLNYVGSITIDQDLLDAVGMLPNEKVHIVNNNNGARFETYIIAGERGSGVICVNGAAARLVQRGDIVIILSYGYVMDKDAPSHKPTVAIMDTDNSIKEIIHYEPEATVM; this is translated from the coding sequence ATGCTTAGAATGATGCTCAATTCCAAAATCCACCGTGCGACGGTAACTGAAGCCGATTTGAACTACGTGGGCAGCATCACGATCGACCAAGACCTATTGGATGCAGTCGGCATGCTGCCGAATGAAAAAGTCCATATCGTCAATAATAATAACGGCGCCCGCTTTGAGACCTATATCATCGCCGGAGAACGCGGCAGCGGCGTCATCTGCGTCAACGGGGCTGCAGCGCGCCTCGTACAGCGTGGAGACATCGTCATCATCTTGTCTTACGGTTATGTTATGGACAAAGATGCCCCTAGCCATAAGCCAACTGTAGCGATCATGGATACAGACAACTCGATTAAAGAAATCATCCATTACGAACCAGAAGCGACGGTTATGTAA